In Populus alba chromosome 1, ASM523922v2, whole genome shotgun sequence, a single window of DNA contains:
- the LOC118036677 gene encoding probable glutathione S-transferase, whose product MAGDQVTLLDLWASPFGMRVRIALAEKAVKYEYSEQDLWNKGALLLQMNPVHKKIPVLVHNGKPVCESLIIVQYIDEVWKEKAPLLSSDPYQRAQSRFWADFVDKKLYELGKKIYTTKGEDQEAAKKDFIDSLKLLEGELGDKPYFGGETLGYVDVALLPFYCWFYAYETIGNFNIEADCPKLIAYCRRCLEKENVSKSLEDPQKVFDFVVMLRKKFGLE is encoded by the exons ATGGCTGGTGATCAAGTAACCCTGTTGGATTTGTGGGCAAGTCCATTTGGCATGAGAGTGAGAATAGCATTGGCTGAAAAGGCTGTAAAGTATGAGTACAGTGAACAAGATTTGTGGAACAAAGGTGCTTTACTTCTTCAAATGAATCCCGTTCACAAGAAAATCCCAGTTCTTGTCCATAATGGAAAACCTGTTTGTGAGTCACTTATCATTGTTCAGTATATTGATGAGGTGTGGAAGGAGAAGGCTCCTTTGTTGTCTTCTGATCCCTACCAGAGAGCTCAGTCAAGGTTCTGGGCAGATTTTGTTGACAAAAAG TTATATGAGCTTGGGAAGAAGATATATACAACAAAAGGAGAAGATCAGGAAGCAGCCAAGAAGGATTTCATTGACAGCCTCAAGCTTTTGGAAGGAGAGCTTGGAGACAAGCCTTACTTTGGAGGCGAGACCCTCGGCTACGTTGATGTAGCACTACTTCCTTTCTATTGCTGGTTTTATGCCTATGAAACCATAGGCAACTTCAATATAGAGGCTGATTGTCCAAAGCTGATTGCTTACTGTAGGAGGTGCTTGGAGAAAGAGAATGTATCCAAGTCTCTTGAAGATCCACAGAAagtctttgattttgttgtgaTGCTGAGGAAGAAGTTTGGGCTTGAGTAG
- the LOC118036676 gene encoding probable glutathione S-transferase yields MAGDQVTLLDYWSSPFGMRVRIALAEKGVKYEYSEQDLRNKSDLLLQMNPVHKKIPVLVHDGKPVCESLIIVQYIDEVWKDKAPLLPSDPYQRAQSRFWADFVDKKMYEFGRKIWTTKGEDQEAAKKDFIDSLKLLEGELGDKPYFGGETLGYVDVALLPFYCWFYAYETIGNFNIEADCPKLIAYCKRCLQKESVSKSLKDPHKVYDFVVMLRKMLGLE; encoded by the exons ATGGCTGGTGATCAGGTAACCCTGTTGGATTACTGGTCAAGTCCATTTGGTATGAGAGTGAGAATAGCATTGGCTGAAAAGGGTGTAAAGTATGAGTACAGTGAACAAGATTTGAGGAACAAAAGTGATTTGCTTCTTCAAATGAATCCCGTTCACAAGAAAATCCCAGTTCTTGTCCATGATGGGAAACCTGTTTGTGAATCACTTATTATTGTTCAGTATATTGATGAGGTGTGGAAGGATAAGGCTCCTTTGTTGCCTTCTGATCCTTACCAGAGAGCTCAGTCAAGGTTCTGGGCTGATTTTGTTGACAAAAAG ATGTATGAATTCGGGAGGAAGATATGGACAACAAAAGGAGAAGATCAGGAGGCAGCCAAGAAGGATTTCATTGACAGCCTCAAGCTCTTGGAAGGAGAGCTTGGAGACAAGCCTTACTTTGGGGGCGAGACCCTCGGCTACGTTGATGTTGCACTACTTCCTTTCTATTGCTGGTTTTATGCCTATGAAACCATCGGCAACTTCAATATAGAGGCTGACTGTCCGAAGCTGATTGCTTACTGTAAGAGGTGCCTGCAGAAAGAAAGCGTATCCAAGTCTCTTAAAGATCCACATAAAGTCTATGATTTTGTTGTGATGCTGAGGAAGATGCTTGGGCTTGAGTAG
- the LOC118036675 gene encoding CASP-like protein 2A2: MEKKDEGNPPMAVMASRDEDEDAKSSMRTAETMLRLVPVALCVSALVVMLKNTQTNDYGSLSYSDLGAFRYLVNANGICAGYSLLSAVIVAMPRAWTMPQAWTFFLLDQVLTYVILAAGTVSTEVLYLANKGDTSIAWSAACVSFGGFCHKALISTVITFAAVIFYAALSLVSSYKLFSKYDAPVVT; this comes from the exons ATGGAGAAGAAGGACGAAGGAAATCCTCCAATGGCAGTGATGGCGTCAAGAGACGAGGATGAAGATGCGAAAAGCTCCATGCGCACAGCTGAGACTATGTTGCGTTTGGTGCCTGTGGCTTTGTGTGTCTCAGCACTTGTTGTCATGCTTAAGAACACTCAAACTAATGACTATGGATCACTTTCTTATTCAGATCTTGGAGCTTTCAG gTATTTGGTGAATGCCAATGGCATCTGTGCTGGTTATTCCCTTCTTTCAGCTGTCATTGTAGCCATGCCTCGAGCATGGACAATGCCGCAAGCATGGACTTTTTTCTTACTCGACCAG GTGTTAACATATGTGATTCTGGCTGCCGGCACAGTATCGACGGAGGTATTATACTTGGCGAACAAGGGAGACACATCCATCGCTTGGAGCGCAGCTTGTGTGTCGTTTGGTGGATTTTGTCACAAGGCCTTGATATCCACAGTCATTACATTCGCTGCAGTAATCTTCTACGCAGCTCTCTCGCTCGTGTCTTCCTACAAGCTTTTCAGCAAATATGATGCGCCAGTTGTGACCTAA
- the LOC118036670 gene encoding probable glutathione S-transferase, with protein sequence MAVTLLDTRVSPFGMRVRIALEEKGVKYEYSEQDLRNKGPMLLQMNPVYKKVPVLIHNGKPICESLIAVQYIDEVWNNKSPLLPSDPYQRAQSRLWADFVDNKVYFPGRKTWTKKGQELEAGKNDLIESLKLLEGELGDKPYFEGDKLGYVDIALVPFYSWFHGYETFGNFSIEAECPKLIAWCKRCLQNESVSRSIADPQEVYGFLVELRKKLGLE encoded by the exons ATGGCTGTAACACTGTTGGATACAAGGGTAAGCCCATTTGGCATGAGAGTGAGAATAGCATTAGAAGAGAAGGGTGTGAAGTATGAGTACAGTGAGCAAGATTTGAGGAACAAGGGTCCTATGCTTCTTCAAATGAACCCAGTTTACAAGAAGGTCCCAGTTCTTATTCACAATGGGAAACCAATCTGTGAGTCTCTTATTGCTGTTCAGTATATTGATGAGGTGTGGAACAACAAGTCTCCTTTGCTGCCCTCTGATCCATACCAGAGAGCTCAATCCAGGTTGTGGGCTGATTTTGTTGACAACAag GTGTATTTTCCCGGGAGGAAGACATGGACAAAGAAAGGACAAGAGCTGGAGGCAGGCAAGAATGATTTAATTGAGTCCCTCAAGTTGTTGGAAGGAGAGCTAGGAGACAAGCCTTATTTTGAAGGTGACAAACTCGGCTATGTGGATATTGCACTTGTTCCTTTCTATAGCTGGTTCCATGGCTATGAGACATTTGGTAACTTTAGCATAGAGGCTGAGTGTCCCAAGTTAATTGCTTGGTGTAAGAGGTGCTTGCAGAACGAGAGTGTATCCAGATCTATTGCAGATCCACAAGAAGTCTATGGTTTTTTGGTGGAGCTGAGAAAGAAGTTAGGGCTTGAATAG
- the LOC118036678 gene encoding probable glutathione S-transferase, whose amino-acid sequence MAGDQVTLLDFWSSPFGMRVRIALAVKGVKYESSEQDLWNKGALYFQMNPVHKKIPVLVHDGKPICESLIIVQYIDEVWKEKAPLLSSDPYQRAQSRFWADFVDKKLYELGKKICTTKGEDQEAAKKDFIESLKLLEGELGDKPYFGGKTLGYVDVALLPFYCWFYAYETIGNFNIEADCPKLIAYCKRCLEKESVSKSLKDPQKVFDFVVMLRKKLGLE is encoded by the exons ATGGCTGGTGATCAAGTAACCCTGTTGGATTTCTGGTCAAGTCCATTTGGTATGAGAGTGAGAATAGCATTGGCTGTAAAGGGTGTAAAGTATGAGTCCAGTGAACAAGATTTGTGGAACAAAGGtgctttatattttcaaatgaatCCTGTTCACAAGAAAATCCCAGTTCTTGTCCATGATGGGAAACCTATTTGTGAGTCACTTATCATTGTTCAATATATTGATGAGGTGTGGAAGGAGAAGGCTCCTTTGTTGTCTTCTGATCCCTACCAGAGAGCTCAATCTAGGTTCTGGGCAGATTTTGTTGATAAGAAG TTATATGAGCTTGGGAAGAAGATATGTACAACAAAAGGAGAAGATCAGGAGGCAGCAAAGAAGGATTTCATTGAGAGCCTCAAGCTTTTGGAAGGAGAGCTTGGAGACAAGCCTTACTTTGGGGGCAAGACCCTCGGCTACGTTGATGTAGCACTACTTCCGTTCTATTGCTGGTTTTATGCCTATGAAACCATCGGCAACTTCAATATAGAGGCTGATTGTCCAAAGCTGATTGCTTACTGTAAGAGGTGCTTGGAGAAAGAGAGTGTATCCAAGTCCCTTAAAGATCCACAGAAAGTCTTTGATTTCGTTGTGATGCTGAGGAAGAAGTTGGGGCTTGAGTAG
- the LOC118036682 gene encoding probable glutathione S-transferase parC, with amino-acid sequence MAGDQVTLLNFWASSFGMRVRIALAEKAVKFEYSAQDLRNKTALLLQMNPVHSKIPVLVHNGKPVCESLIIVQYIDEAWKNKAPLLPSDPYQGAQSRFNIEADCPKLIADCKRCLEKESVSKCLEDPQKVSDFVVMMRKKLGLEYCASKGKEVLFPVEKLLYLCTV; translated from the coding sequence ATGGCTGGTGATCAAGTAACCCTGTTGAATTTCTGGGCAAGTTCATTTGGTATGAGAGTGAGAATAGCATTGGCTGAAAAGGCTGTAAAGTTTGAGTACAGCGCACAAGATTTGAGGAACAAAACTGCTTTACTTCTTCAAATGAATCCTGTTCACTCGAAAATCCCAGTTCTTGTCCATAATGGGAAACCTGTTTGTGAGTCACTTATCATTGTTCAGTATATTGATGAGGCGTGGAAGAACAAGGCTCCTTTGTTGCCTTCTGATCCTTACCAGGGAGCTCAGTCCAGGTTCAATATAGAGGCTGATTGTCCGAAGCTGATTGCTGACTGCAAGAGGTGCTTGGAGAAAGAGAGTGTATCCAAGTGTCTTGAAGATCCACAGAAAGTCTCTGATTTCGTTGTGATGATGAGAAAGAAGCTTGGGCTTGAGTACTGTGCATCCAAAGGCAAGGAGGTGCTATTTCCTGTTGAGAAGTTGTTGTACTTGTGTACTGTGTGA